In the Pseudolabrys taiwanensis genome, one interval contains:
- a CDS encoding CmpA/NrtA family ABC transporter substrate-binding protein, translating into MSETPLRIGYIPLVDAAALLVAVDHGFAAAEGLAIELVREVSWSNVRDKLNIGLFDAAHMLAPLPIASSFGIGHVRVPLIAPFNLALNGNAVTVTPALHAELAAFADGDPADPLVSARALARVVAERRAKGASPLNFGMTFPFSNHNYQLRYWMAAGGVDPDEDVRMVVLPPPYMVESLTNGHVDGFCVGAPWNSVAVEAGVGCIQHFGSELTLRLPEKMLVVREDWADTRPDVLAALIRSLARAAEYIEAVEHRANVTASIAERLGVEPSLVSRTLNGLLKVAPDGTMRGSDHYILIGRENANRPDPAHAAWFYAQMVRWGQTPLSDEAAATAQRVFRADLYDAALGRPAPTNDGGPRDGIGAFVGPDFVPGDIAGYLKAWELKRSGRPRLSLVR; encoded by the coding sequence ATGAGCGAAACCCCCTTGCGTATCGGTTATATCCCACTGGTCGACGCTGCCGCTTTGCTCGTCGCTGTCGATCATGGCTTCGCGGCGGCCGAAGGCCTGGCGATCGAGCTCGTGCGCGAGGTGTCGTGGTCGAACGTTCGCGACAAGCTCAACATCGGGTTGTTCGACGCCGCGCATATGCTCGCGCCTCTGCCGATCGCGTCCAGCTTCGGCATCGGCCACGTGCGCGTGCCTTTGATCGCGCCCTTCAATCTGGCCCTGAACGGCAATGCTGTCACGGTTACACCGGCGCTGCATGCCGAATTGGCGGCTTTCGCGGACGGCGATCCCGCCGATCCGCTGGTGTCGGCCCGTGCGTTGGCGCGCGTGGTCGCCGAACGCAGGGCGAAAGGCGCAAGCCCGCTCAATTTCGGCATGACCTTTCCGTTCTCGAACCACAATTATCAGCTCCGCTACTGGATGGCGGCCGGCGGCGTCGATCCCGACGAAGACGTCAGGATGGTGGTTCTGCCGCCGCCTTACATGGTCGAGAGTCTCACCAACGGCCATGTCGACGGCTTTTGCGTTGGTGCTCCTTGGAACTCGGTCGCCGTCGAGGCCGGCGTCGGCTGCATCCAACATTTCGGCTCCGAACTGACGCTGCGGCTGCCGGAGAAGATGCTGGTGGTGCGGGAGGATTGGGCCGATACGCGGCCCGATGTGCTGGCCGCCCTCATCCGTTCGCTGGCGCGCGCAGCTGAATACATCGAGGCGGTCGAACATCGCGCGAACGTCACGGCATCGATCGCCGAGCGGCTCGGCGTCGAGCCGTCGCTGGTGTCGCGCACGCTCAACGGCCTGCTCAAGGTCGCGCCGGACGGCACGATGCGCGGCAGCGATCACTACATTCTCATCGGCCGCGAGAATGCCAACCGTCCCGATCCGGCGCATGCGGCGTGGTTCTACGCACAGATGGTGCGATGGGGACAGACGCCGCTGTCGGACGAAGCGGCGGCCACGGCGCAGCGCGTGTTCCGGGCGGACCTTTATGACGCTGCGCTCGGACGGCCGGCACCGACGAACGACGGCGGCCCGCGCGACGGCATCGGCGCCTTTGTCGGCCCGGATTTCGTGCCGGGCGACATCGCCGGGTATCTCAAAGCCTGGGAATTGAAGCGGTCCGGACGGCCCCGCCTGTCTCTGGTGCGCTGA
- a CDS encoding PDR/VanB family oxidoreductase produces MSLEQSTSTLGHAAQSGLIEVVVVRRAVVADGVVLLDLHRRDSGHLPVFAAGAHIDLHLTGGLVRQYSLCGDPADPACYRLAIKLEASSRGGSAAVWAVAEGERLFIGAPRNNFRLAEGAGPFVLVAGGIGVTPLLAMAHELERRKADYHLHYCVRNADGAKGLAALGAAPLMGRISVHADDDPKTRLDLASVLQPRGHEARLYLCGPAAFMDLVVGRALAAGWPSDNIHLERFAATVDQAGDAFTVTAQRSGVTVTVGPGVSIAEALTRAGVAVPLSCEQGVCGTCLLDVIEGIPDHRDSFLTDNEKAANAQLAACCSRAKTARLVLDI; encoded by the coding sequence ATGAGCTTGGAACAGTCGACGTCCACTCTCGGCCATGCGGCCCAATCTGGGCTCATCGAGGTCGTCGTCGTGCGTCGTGCGGTGGTCGCGGATGGCGTCGTGCTGCTCGATCTGCATCGTAGGGACAGCGGACATTTGCCGGTTTTCGCGGCAGGGGCTCATATCGATCTTCACCTCACTGGCGGCCTTGTACGTCAGTATTCGCTTTGCGGCGATCCGGCGGACCCCGCGTGCTATCGGCTGGCCATAAAGTTGGAGGCGTCCTCGCGGGGTGGCTCCGCGGCGGTCTGGGCCGTCGCGGAGGGTGAGCGGCTTTTTATCGGTGCGCCGCGCAACAACTTCAGATTGGCCGAGGGGGCGGGGCCGTTCGTTCTTGTCGCCGGCGGCATCGGGGTCACGCCCCTTCTGGCCATGGCGCACGAGTTGGAGCGTCGGAAGGCCGATTATCACTTGCACTATTGCGTCCGGAATGCCGATGGGGCCAAGGGGCTGGCAGCGCTCGGCGCGGCCCCGTTGATGGGACGCATTTCAGTGCATGCTGACGATGACCCGAAGACACGACTCGATCTTGCTTCGGTGCTGCAGCCGCGCGGCCATGAAGCGCGTCTTTATCTGTGCGGTCCGGCCGCCTTCATGGATCTCGTCGTCGGTCGTGCCCTGGCTGCGGGCTGGCCTTCCGACAACATCCACCTGGAACGCTTTGCAGCGACAGTCGATCAGGCGGGCGATGCCTTTACCGTGACGGCGCAACGGAGTGGGGTGACCGTTACGGTCGGCCCCGGCGTGTCGATCGCGGAAGCGTTGACGCGGGCAGGGGTGGCCGTGCCGCTCTCGTGTGAACAGGGTGTGTGCGGCACCTGCCTGCTCGACGTGATCGAGGGCATTCCCGACCATCGCGACAGCTTTCTGACAGACAACGAGAAGGCCGCCAATGCGCAGCTTGCGGCGTGTTGTTCTCGGGCCAAGACCGCGCGGCTCGTGCTCGATATTTGA
- a CDS encoding ABC transporter permease, whose amino-acid sequence MSTASDFLTTPAAISASRAERRERWLGRISRVAGFLNILGVGWLVPVMRIAAGERAQPQLKELWRTLGIPLAAIVLFLAAWGFLAPKVKTSLGTLPGPVEVWQQAQNLWADHLAAREKERVFYERQEKRNADLLARDPKAEVRIRPYTGAPTYLDQILTSLETVFTGFIFATLVAVPLGVVCGLSQSVNTAVNPLVQIFKPVSPLAWLPLVTMVVSALYVSNDPLFPKSFLISAITVTLCSLWPTLINTAVGVASIDKDLVNVGRVLRLPWYTKIVKIVLPSSLPLIFTGLRLSLGVGWMVLIAAEMLAQNPGLGKFVWDEFQNGSSASLSRIMVAVLTIGIIGFLLDRVMMALQAAFTYGTTR is encoded by the coding sequence ATGTCTACGGCAAGCGATTTTCTCACGACACCTGCCGCCATCTCCGCCTCCCGGGCGGAACGGCGCGAGCGATGGCTCGGACGCATTTCGCGGGTCGCCGGCTTTCTCAACATTCTCGGCGTCGGCTGGCTGGTGCCGGTCATGCGTATTGCGGCCGGCGAGCGTGCGCAGCCGCAGCTCAAGGAGCTATGGCGCACGCTTGGCATCCCGCTCGCGGCGATCGTCTTGTTTTTGGCGGCATGGGGCTTCCTCGCGCCGAAGGTGAAGACGAGTCTTGGCACGCTGCCAGGACCGGTGGAGGTCTGGCAGCAGGCGCAAAATCTCTGGGCCGATCATCTTGCCGCGCGCGAGAAGGAGCGGGTGTTCTACGAGCGCCAGGAAAAGCGCAACGCGGATCTGCTGGCGCGCGATCCCAAGGCCGAGGTGCGGATCAGGCCTTATACGGGCGCACCCACTTATCTCGATCAGATCCTCACCAGTCTGGAGACCGTGTTCACCGGCTTCATCTTCGCGACCTTGGTGGCGGTGCCGCTCGGCGTGGTATGCGGGCTGTCGCAGAGCGTAAACACCGCGGTCAATCCGCTGGTGCAGATCTTCAAGCCGGTGTCGCCGCTCGCCTGGTTGCCGCTGGTGACGATGGTGGTCAGCGCGCTCTACGTGTCGAACGATCCGCTGTTTCCAAAGTCGTTCCTGATCTCGGCGATCACGGTGACCCTCTGCTCGCTGTGGCCGACCCTCATCAACACGGCGGTCGGTGTCGCCTCCATCGACAAGGACCTGGTCAATGTCGGCCGTGTATTGCGGCTGCCCTGGTACACCAAGATCGTGAAGATCGTGCTGCCGTCGTCGCTGCCGCTCATCTTCACCGGGCTGCGTCTGTCGCTCGGCGTCGGTTGGATGGTGCTGATCGCCGCGGAGATGCTCGCGCAAAATCCCGGCCTCGGCAAATTCGTCTGGGACGAGTTTCAGAACGGCTCATCCGCATCGCTTTCGCGCATCATGGTCGCCGTGCTGACCATCGGCATCATCGGCTTTCTGCTCGACCGCGTCATGATGGCGCTGCAGGCCGCTTTCACATACGGCACCACGCGCTGA
- a CDS encoding ANTAR domain-containing response regulator, translating to MGKGSDLSGAGAPSAGEQRDASLKIAIVDESPIRAAILADGLREAGLTHVELIPETHNLLARIYALDPDVIVIDLESPSRDTLEQMFQMSRVVKRPVAMFVDQSDAASIQAAVDAGVSAYIVDGLKKERITNILDLCISRFNAFSRLQTELDRAKDALEERKVIDRAKGMLMKVKGLSEEQAYALLRKTAMNENKKIVEIAQSLLTAAELFK from the coding sequence ATGGGTAAAGGATCGGATCTGTCCGGCGCGGGCGCGCCCTCGGCCGGCGAGCAGCGAGACGCCTCGCTGAAGATCGCCATCGTCGATGAAAGCCCGATCCGCGCCGCGATCCTTGCCGACGGTCTGCGCGAGGCCGGTCTCACGCATGTCGAGCTCATCCCTGAGACGCACAATCTGCTGGCGCGCATTTACGCGCTCGACCCCGACGTCATCGTCATAGACCTGGAAAGTCCGAGCCGCGACACGCTCGAGCAGATGTTTCAAATGAGCCGCGTCGTGAAACGGCCGGTGGCCATGTTCGTGGATCAGAGCGATGCCGCGTCGATCCAGGCCGCCGTCGACGCCGGCGTTTCGGCCTATATCGTCGATGGCCTGAAAAAAGAGCGCATCACCAATATTCTCGATCTCTGCATTTCGCGTTTCAACGCCTTTTCGCGGCTGCAGACGGAACTCGACCGCGCCAAGGACGCGTTGGAAGAGCGCAAGGTGATCGACCGCGCCAAGGGAATGCTGATGAAGGTCAAGGGCCTGAGTGAAGAGCAAGCCTATGCGCTGTTGCGCAAGACGGCGATGAACGAAAACAAGAAGATCGTCGAGATCGCGCAATCGCTGCTCACGGCCGCGGAGTTGTTCAAATGA
- a CDS encoding RidA family protein, whose protein sequence is MTESKIDARLRELGIELPSPPPPRTARILMAKIAGGSLYVSGQLPSWNGELRYVGKVGREFTLAEAQAAARLSALNVIAQARGALGGDLDRIAEVTYLRGYVNVTPDFIEIAQSVNGASDLMIEVFGAAGAHARTAIGVAMMPYNAAIEVEAQFLLK, encoded by the coding sequence ATGACAGAAAGCAAAATCGACGCTCGCCTGCGCGAGCTCGGCATCGAACTTCCCTCGCCGCCGCCGCCGCGGACCGCGCGCATCCTCATGGCCAAGATCGCAGGCGGATCGCTCTACGTCTCCGGCCAGTTGCCGAGCTGGAATGGCGAGCTTCGCTACGTCGGCAAAGTCGGCCGCGAGTTCACGTTGGCCGAAGCACAGGCGGCAGCACGTCTGTCCGCATTGAATGTGATTGCACAAGCGCGCGGCGCGCTTGGCGGCGATCTCGATCGCATCGCCGAAGTGACCTATCTACGCGGCTACGTGAACGTCACGCCGGATTTCATCGAGATCGCACAATCGGTCAACGGCGCCTCGGATCTGATGATCGAGGTGTTCGGTGCCGCCGGGGCCCACGCGAGGACCGCGATTGGCGTCGCGATGATGCCGTATAACGCCGCAATCGAAGTCGAAGCACAGTTTCTGCTGAAGTAA
- a CDS encoding CmpA/NrtA family ABC transporter substrate-binding protein produces the protein MTKKFDKRPARGVDRRAFLKSSVGAAALAGGLPAAGLLAPSIARAAIKPEKEDLKFGFIKLTDMAPIAIAKENGYFEDEGLYVSVEPQANWKVLLDRVITGELDGAHMLAGQPLGATIGFGTKAHVITPFSMDLNGNGITVSNAVWEAMKPFIPTGPDGKLVHPIKAEALKKVVEKYKADGKPFNMGMVFPLSTHNYELRYWLASGGLNPGFYSSTDITGQIMADVLLSVTPPPQMPATMEAGTILGYCVGEPWNQQAVFKGIGVPVITDYEIWKNNPEKVFGFTADFQKKYPNTVLAATKALIRAGMWLDENNNANRMKAVQILAKPEYVGADAKVIANSMTGTFEYEKGDKREVPDFNVFFRYFATYPYYSDAVWYLTQMRRWGQITDAKPDSWYAETAKSVYRPDLYLEAAKLLVADGKAKKEDFPFDSDGYRAPTAEFIDKVEYDGRKPNDYLNRLAIGLKGDQRISGSKVVAN, from the coding sequence ATGACGAAGAAGTTCGATAAGCGGCCCGCCCGGGGAGTGGATCGCCGCGCCTTTCTGAAATCCAGCGTTGGTGCCGCCGCGCTGGCCGGCGGCTTGCCTGCAGCCGGGTTGCTCGCGCCTTCGATCGCGCGCGCGGCGATCAAACCCGAAAAGGAAGACCTCAAATTCGGCTTCATCAAGCTGACCGACATGGCGCCAATCGCCATCGCCAAGGAGAACGGCTACTTCGAGGATGAAGGCCTTTACGTCTCGGTCGAGCCCCAAGCCAACTGGAAGGTCCTGCTTGACCGCGTCATCACCGGCGAACTCGATGGCGCGCACATGCTCGCGGGTCAGCCGCTCGGCGCCACGATCGGCTTCGGCACCAAGGCGCATGTGATCACGCCGTTCTCCATGGATCTGAACGGCAACGGTATCACCGTGTCGAATGCCGTTTGGGAGGCGATGAAGCCTTTCATCCCGACGGGGCCTGACGGCAAGCTCGTGCATCCAATCAAGGCCGAAGCGCTCAAGAAGGTGGTCGAAAAGTACAAGGCCGACGGCAAGCCCTTCAACATGGGCATGGTCTTCCCGCTGTCGACGCACAATTACGAGCTGCGCTACTGGCTGGCTTCCGGCGGACTCAATCCAGGCTTTTATTCGTCCACCGACATCACCGGTCAGATCATGGCCGACGTGCTGCTCTCGGTGACGCCGCCGCCGCAAATGCCGGCGACGATGGAAGCCGGCACGATCCTCGGTTATTGCGTCGGCGAACCTTGGAACCAGCAGGCCGTGTTCAAAGGCATCGGCGTGCCGGTCATCACTGACTACGAAATCTGGAAGAACAATCCGGAGAAGGTGTTCGGCTTCACCGCCGACTTCCAAAAGAAATATCCGAACACGGTGCTCGCGGCCACCAAGGCGCTGATCCGCGCCGGAATGTGGCTCGATGAGAACAACAATGCCAACCGCATGAAGGCGGTGCAGATCCTGGCCAAGCCGGAATATGTCGGCGCCGACGCCAAGGTCATCGCCAACTCCATGACCGGCACGTTCGAATACGAGAAGGGCGACAAGCGCGAGGTGCCGGACTTCAATGTGTTCTTCCGCTACTTCGCGACCTATCCCTATTACTCCGACGCGGTCTGGTATCTGACGCAGATGCGGCGCTGGGGCCAGATCACGGATGCTAAGCCCGACAGCTGGTACGCCGAGACGGCCAAGAGCGTGTATCGGCCGGACCTTTATCTCGAAGCGGCCAAGCTGCTCGTCGCGGACGGCAAGGCGAAGAAAGAGGACTTCCCCTTCGACAGCGACGGCTATCGCGCGCCCACGGCGGAGTTCATCGACAAGGTCGAGTACGACGGCCGCAAGCCCAACGACTACCTCAACCGGTTGGCGATCGGCCTGAAGGGCGACCAGCGCATTTCGGGTTCGAAAGTGGTCGCCAACTGA
- a CDS encoding SDR family oxidoreductase — protein sequence MDLGIKGRTALVTAASRGIGRACALSLAAEGCNLAICARGDEELQKTAAEIRAQTGVQVLAHTADLSSLDDLQKLVAKTESTFGGIDILVAICGSPKRGSFDDITDEDLTNAFAATVLSLARLVRLVTPSMRAHKWGRVVTVQSRSVRETIPELFASNSTRPGAAGLMKNMSRELAADGVLFNTIVPGRIMTDRFLGGVESSKLGAEAYLKSKIGDVPVQRFGTPEDIAGVVTFLASEKAAYVNGAAIPVDGGVIRGI from the coding sequence GTGGATCTTGGAATCAAAGGTCGGACGGCGTTGGTCACTGCCGCAAGCCGCGGCATCGGCCGTGCCTGTGCCCTCAGTCTGGCGGCCGAAGGCTGCAATCTCGCAATTTGTGCGCGCGGCGACGAAGAGCTGCAGAAGACGGCGGCAGAGATTCGCGCGCAGACCGGCGTTCAGGTGCTCGCGCACACCGCCGATCTCAGTTCTCTCGACGATCTGCAGAAGCTCGTCGCCAAAACCGAGAGCACCTTCGGCGGCATCGATATTCTGGTTGCGATTTGCGGCTCGCCCAAGCGAGGATCGTTCGACGACATCACCGACGAGGATTTGACGAATGCCTTCGCGGCGACGGTGCTGTCGCTCGCCCGGCTGGTTCGCCTCGTCACGCCGTCCATGCGGGCGCACAAATGGGGACGCGTCGTAACGGTTCAGTCGCGGTCGGTGCGCGAGACCATTCCCGAACTGTTTGCATCGAATTCCACCCGTCCCGGCGCGGCGGGCCTCATGAAGAACATGTCGCGCGAACTCGCGGCCGATGGCGTTCTATTCAACACCATCGTGCCGGGACGCATCATGACGGACCGTTTTCTCGGCGGTGTCGAGAGTTCGAAGCTCGGCGCCGAGGCGTACCTGAAGTCCAAGATCGGTGACGTGCCGGTTCAGCGCTTTGGGACCCCGGAGGACATTGCCGGGGTTGTCACCTTCCTCGCTTCGGAAAAGGCGGCCTACGTCAATGGTGCGGCCATTCCTGTCGATGGCGGTGTCATTCGCGGAATCTAA
- a CDS encoding YciI family protein, whose translation MLYIIYQEDRPDGTAIRDANREQHFAYLAKHEDILVLGGALLGDDDKNTRVGSVLIVNVPDRAAAEKFSENEPFRKAGLFSSVKITRMRRGQWNPAAAPKTAEGN comes from the coding sequence ATGCTCTACATCATCTACCAAGAAGACCGCCCCGACGGCACCGCGATCCGCGACGCGAACCGCGAACAGCACTTCGCTTATCTTGCCAAGCACGAAGACATCCTGGTTCTCGGCGGCGCGCTTCTCGGCGATGATGACAAGAACACGCGCGTCGGCAGCGTTCTCATCGTCAATGTTCCCGACCGCGCCGCGGCGGAGAAGTTTTCCGAGAACGAGCCGTTCCGCAAGGCGGGGCTGTTCTCGTCGGTCAAGATCACCCGTATGCGCCGCGGCCAGTGGAATCCGGCTGCCGCGCCCAAGACCGCCGAAGGCAATTGA
- a CDS encoding MarR family winged helix-turn-helix transcriptional regulator, which yields MNPARRVLEYKLDDSVGFMITVTERRLKPLFRECVAAEGFAYGMWYFLRVLFEEDGLTQKELSERVGMMQPTTVTALRAMERDGYVSIKEDKKDKRRMRIFLTDAGRRIGSRILPMLRQINDFALKDVTEEEFKVLRNVLRKIRHNIDSGTFKPVRQPQRRPSTAKRA from the coding sequence TTGAACCCCGCGCGTCGGGTCCTCGAGTACAAGCTCGATGACAGCGTCGGATTCATGATCACAGTTACTGAGCGCAGGCTAAAGCCGCTTTTCCGGGAATGCGTCGCGGCCGAGGGGTTCGCCTACGGGATGTGGTACTTCCTGCGTGTCCTCTTCGAGGAGGACGGTCTGACGCAGAAGGAGTTGAGCGAACGCGTTGGCATGATGCAGCCGACGACCGTGACGGCGCTGCGCGCCATGGAGCGAGACGGCTACGTTTCGATCAAGGAAGACAAGAAGGACAAGCGCCGTATGCGCATCTTCCTGACCGACGCGGGACGTCGCATCGGTTCGCGAATTCTTCCCATGCTGCGCCAAATCAACGACTTCGCGCTCAAGGACGTGACCGAGGAGGAGTTCAAGGTTCTCCGCAACGTTCTGCGCAAGATTAGGCACAACATCGATTCAGGCACTTTCAAGCCGGTGCGGCAGCCACAGCGGCGGCCTTCGACCGCAAAGCGCGCCTAG
- a CDS encoding amidase encodes MPPPLRYESWSPQRYPITGCQMPHDDVAQKSASEMSRLLEQKQVSALEIVDAVLARNARLHPALNACIDVDADAARAAARQSDRRRRDARSLGPLDGIPVTVKDNLAVKGMKATWGSKALAHRIAPHDDPSVALLRAAGAVIWAKTNLPELALAGVTDNELFGATRNPWDTSLTPGGSSGGAAAALAAGIGPLALATDAGGSARRPAAYTGTVGLRPSNGMIPRGSFFPTTTSDCQVVAPMARSIADIRMTLDVLAAPHVNDRTSSTSLLPAATRPPSDRPLRILYFSAVGSSPVDDRIAAALDTAAGRLSDMGHDVISDAAPFSLEEIEAIWSALIGAGTAAAVTASALPLAELTPTIRGLVDRGTKLSAAQYVEAIESINRIRRQFDELFERYDVLLSPTSPCFPWSTTEPYPKVIGGKDAGPRGAATFLPFVNVAGIPAISLPIGDIETPLPVGMQLAAAFGADRSLLRLAEAIEARHPWPATAPAFA; translated from the coding sequence ATGCCGCCGCCTTTGAGGTACGAAAGCTGGTCCCCACAACGCTATCCGATCACAGGATGTCAGATGCCTCACGACGATGTCGCGCAGAAATCCGCCTCGGAAATGAGCAGGCTGCTTGAACAGAAGCAGGTCAGCGCGCTCGAGATTGTCGATGCGGTTCTGGCGCGCAATGCGCGACTGCATCCGGCTCTGAATGCCTGCATCGACGTCGATGCCGATGCCGCGCGCGCCGCCGCCCGCCAATCCGATCGACGGCGGCGAGACGCGCGTTCGCTCGGTCCCCTCGACGGAATTCCGGTCACCGTCAAAGACAACCTCGCCGTTAAGGGCATGAAAGCCACCTGGGGCAGCAAAGCCCTCGCGCATCGGATCGCGCCGCACGATGACCCTTCCGTTGCGCTGTTGCGCGCGGCTGGCGCAGTGATCTGGGCGAAAACAAATCTGCCCGAGCTCGCACTTGCCGGCGTCACCGACAACGAGCTGTTCGGCGCAACCCGAAATCCTTGGGATACGAGTCTGACGCCAGGCGGATCGAGCGGCGGAGCCGCGGCTGCGCTTGCGGCCGGCATTGGCCCGTTGGCGCTGGCCACCGACGCCGGCGGCTCCGCCCGGCGGCCGGCGGCCTACACCGGCACGGTCGGATTGCGTCCCTCAAACGGCATGATCCCGCGCGGCAGCTTCTTCCCCACCACGACGTCAGACTGCCAGGTCGTCGCGCCGATGGCCCGCAGCATCGCCGACATCCGTATGACTCTCGACGTTCTCGCCGCGCCGCACGTCAACGACCGTACGTCGTCGACGAGCCTTCTGCCCGCGGCAACGCGCCCCCCCAGCGATAGACCGCTGCGCATCCTTTACTTTAGTGCGGTCGGCAGCAGTCCCGTTGATGACCGAATCGCGGCCGCGCTCGACACGGCCGCCGGTCGTCTCTCGGACATGGGGCACGACGTGATTAGCGACGCGGCGCCATTCTCGCTCGAGGAAATAGAGGCCATCTGGTCGGCCCTTATCGGCGCCGGCACCGCCGCGGCCGTCACGGCGAGCGCACTGCCGCTCGCCGAGTTGACGCCGACCATCCGAGGCTTGGTCGATCGCGGAACAAAGCTTTCGGCCGCCCAATATGTCGAGGCCATCGAGAGCATCAACCGCATCAGGCGGCAGTTCGACGAACTCTTCGAACGCTATGACGTCCTTCTTTCGCCCACCTCGCCGTGCTTCCCCTGGAGCACGACCGAGCCCTATCCCAAGGTCATCGGCGGCAAAGATGCCGGACCGCGGGGCGCCGCGACTTTTCTGCCATTCGTCAATGTCGCCGGCATCCCAGCCATCAGCCTCCCGATCGGCGACATCGAAACGCCTCTTCCGGTTGGGATGCAGCTTGCCGCGGCGTTCGGCGCCGACCGATCCTTGCTCCGGCTTGCCGAAGCGATCGAGGCCCGGCACCCCTGGCCCGCCACTGCCCCGGCCTTCGCCTAG
- a CDS encoding globin family protein: MTPEQVSMVQDSFRKVVPIADTAADLFYDRLFTIAPDVRAMFPADLREQKKKLIAMLATAVTNLHQVDTILPAVQSLGQRHIAYGVTPQHYEPVGTALLWTLEQGLGPEFTPPLKAAWTEAYTTLAGAMMAAAQDGAASRSPAAES; this comes from the coding sequence ATGACGCCCGAACAAGTGAGCATGGTCCAAGACAGCTTCAGGAAAGTCGTGCCGATCGCCGACACCGCGGCGGATCTCTTTTACGACCGCCTGTTCACCATAGCGCCCGATGTGCGAGCGATGTTCCCCGCCGATCTGCGCGAGCAGAAGAAAAAGCTGATCGCGATGCTGGCGACCGCCGTGACCAATCTGCATCAGGTCGATACGATCCTGCCGGCGGTACAAAGCCTCGGTCAGCGGCATATTGCTTACGGCGTGACCCCGCAGCACTACGAGCCGGTGGGTACGGCGCTGTTGTGGACCTTGGAGCAAGGGCTGGGGCCGGAATTTACGCCGCCGCTCAAAGCGGCCTGGACCGAAGCCTACACGACCCTGGCGGGGGCCATGATGGCGGCGGCGCAGGACGGCGCCGCGAGCCGCTCGCCCGCCGCTGAAAGCTAA
- a CDS encoding ABC transporter substrate-binding protein — translation MTDRSRVRLAIGLRSTAQSLSLVGLAADTFAQCGIDLEIAQIETAGPAGIDGLLQGRWEFAEFGAIPVVQWAMEGKDPVILMAAEPVSALYILGGPGVSTANDLVGGRIGVLTRAGQTGYSALEMLDRWDLRDGVDLAELMKYPAIYDGLLRGDIRGGVLTADYRFAAPEGALSVLADLGKEFGFQGPLLATTRQFLAANRDIVERVVEGYSGAIRAFKTRPDIAVPVLQKHLPFVDVDGIARIHAFYAARFSDIPRPSVAGLEAVIESCSQKAAGERLLAVGDVYEPGVLDALERRGIFDANVSSTMKV, via the coding sequence GTGACGGATCGCTCGCGCGTGCGTTTGGCTATCGGTCTTCGTTCGACCGCACAAAGCCTGTCCCTGGTAGGGCTGGCCGCCGATACGTTCGCGCAATGCGGTATCGATCTTGAAATTGCGCAGATCGAGACCGCGGGACCGGCCGGTATCGACGGCCTGTTGCAGGGCCGCTGGGAGTTTGCCGAATTCGGCGCGATCCCGGTCGTGCAGTGGGCGATGGAGGGCAAGGATCCCGTCATCCTCATGGCGGCTGAGCCAGTGTCGGCGCTTTACATCCTCGGCGGTCCGGGCGTGTCCACGGCCAATGATCTCGTGGGCGGCCGGATCGGTGTACTCACGCGCGCCGGGCAAACAGGCTACAGCGCGCTGGAGATGCTCGACCGGTGGGATTTGCGGGACGGCGTCGATCTTGCGGAGTTGATGAAGTATCCGGCAATTTACGACGGACTTCTGCGCGGCGACATTCGCGGCGGCGTGTTGACGGCGGACTATCGCTTCGCGGCGCCGGAGGGGGCGTTGTCGGTTCTGGCCGACCTCGGCAAGGAGTTCGGCTTTCAGGGACCGCTCCTGGCAACCACACGGCAATTTCTGGCGGCCAACCGCGACATCGTCGAACGCGTAGTCGAAGGCTACTCCGGGGCCATTCGCGCGTTTAAGACCCGGCCGGACATTGCAGTTCCCGTCCTTCAGAAGCACCTGCCGTTCGTCGATGTGGATGGTATCGCGCGGATTCACGCATTCTATGCCGCCCGGTTCTCCGACATTCCGCGACCGTCGGTCGCCGGCCTCGAAGCTGTGATTGAATCGTGCAGCCAGAAGGCAGCGGGTGAGCGCCTCCTTGCCGTGGGCGACGTCTACGAGCCTGGCGTGCTTGACGCTCTGGAACGTCGCGGCATTTTTGACGCAAATGTCTCTTCAACAATGAAGGTCTAA